The following proteins are encoded in a genomic region of Xanthomonas citri pv. mangiferaeindicae:
- a CDS encoding acriflavin resistance protein: protein MAGASHEGPAGDGPAADPHATAPRRFDLVEFSTRRRVTVWMVAISMMLFGLIALTNLKVNLLPDLSYPTLTVRTEYTGAAPSEIETLVSEPVEEALGVVKGVRKLRSISRTGQSDVVLEFAWGTDMDQASLEVRDKLETLQLPLEVKPPVLLRFNPSTEPILRLALTAGDKGDAVDELTRMRRYADDDLKKKLEPVGGVAAVKVGGGFEDEVQVELDLQQMARIGLPIENVIQRLQQENINLSGGRLDQGTQRYLVRTVNQFASVEQIGDMLVATQSGGDNAAASAAQQMAAIAAASGSQAVLAAAASVQSASGADGTTIAGGRAIRLRDIATVRQGFKERESIIRLGGDEAVELAIYKEGDANTVSTADAIQARLEVIRKDLPTGMTLTVVDDQSKFVRAAINDVRTDALIGGTLAVLIIFLFLRNGWSTLVVSLSLPVSIITTFFFMGQLGLSLNVMSLGGLALATGLVVDDSIVVLESIAKARERGLGVLEAAITGTREVGMAVIASTLTIIAVFLPLVFVEGIAGQLFRDQALTIAIAVGVSLLVAMTLIPMLASLKGRPPLAFPEEAPHPQWRPERRWQKPFAATGRGIGAGIRGVLFGLAWLLIRLWRGVSHVVGRVMGRASDMAMAPYERAERGYMRVLPAALARPWLVLGTATAVFVVSMFAVPLLGTDLIPQLAQDRFEMTAKLPPGTPLRETDRIMREVQQAHRDDDGVALLFGVSGSGTRLDANPTESGENIGRLSIVMSGGGSREFEAQQTDRLRETMRRYPGVAVDFSRPQIFSFSTPLEIELRGQDLEGLAKAGQRMAELLRANPHYADVKSTVEQGFPEIQIVFDQERAGAFGLTTRQIADAVVRAVRGEVATRYNFRDRKIDVLVRAQEHERDSVERIRNLIVNPGSGAAVRLDSVADVIATIGPSEIHRADQVRVAVVSANLRDIDLGAAMAEVRQMVAQHPLGPEIGLHIGGQGEELAESMRSLLMAFALAIFLVYLVMASQFESLLHPFVILFTIPLAMVGAIGALLLTGNTISVVAFIGLILMVGLVVKNAIILIDKVNQLREAGVAKREALVEGARSRLRPIVMTTLATLFGFLPLALALGEGAEVRSPMAITVMGGLAVSTVLTLLVIPVVYDLLDRKSDAFYAERGRRARLGAAAEHDGTEAGTP, encoded by the coding sequence ATGGCCGGCGCCTCCCACGAGGGCCCCGCCGGCGACGGCCCGGCCGCGGACCCGCACGCCACTGCGCCCAGGCGCTTTGATCTGGTCGAGTTCTCCACACGCCGCCGCGTGACCGTGTGGATGGTCGCGATCAGCATGATGCTGTTCGGCCTGATCGCGCTGACCAACCTCAAGGTCAACCTGCTGCCCGATCTCAGCTATCCCACGCTGACCGTGCGCACCGAGTACACCGGCGCGGCGCCGTCGGAGATCGAGACGCTGGTCAGCGAGCCGGTCGAGGAGGCGCTGGGCGTAGTCAAGGGCGTGCGCAAGCTGCGCTCGATCTCGCGGACCGGCCAGAGCGACGTGGTGCTGGAGTTTGCCTGGGGCACCGATATGGACCAGGCGAGCCTGGAGGTGCGTGACAAGCTCGAGACTTTGCAGTTGCCGCTCGAGGTCAAGCCGCCGGTGTTGCTGCGCTTCAACCCGTCCACCGAGCCGATCCTGCGCCTCGCGCTGACCGCGGGCGACAAGGGCGATGCGGTCGACGAGCTGACCCGCATGCGTCGCTACGCCGACGACGATCTGAAGAAGAAGCTCGAACCGGTGGGCGGCGTGGCCGCGGTCAAGGTCGGCGGCGGCTTCGAGGACGAAGTGCAGGTGGAGCTGGACCTGCAGCAGATGGCGCGCATCGGCCTGCCGATCGAGAACGTGATCCAGCGCCTGCAGCAGGAGAACATCAACCTGTCGGGCGGTCGTCTCGACCAGGGCACCCAGCGCTATCTGGTGCGCACGGTCAACCAGTTCGCAAGCGTCGAGCAGATCGGCGACATGCTGGTGGCCACGCAATCAGGCGGCGACAACGCCGCGGCCAGCGCGGCGCAGCAGATGGCCGCGATCGCGGCGGCGAGCGGCTCGCAGGCGGTGCTTGCGGCGGCGGCATCGGTGCAGAGCGCCTCGGGCGCGGATGGCACGACGATCGCGGGGGGGCGTGCGATCCGCCTGCGCGACATCGCCACCGTGCGCCAGGGCTTCAAGGAGCGCGAGAGCATCATCCGGCTCGGCGGCGACGAAGCGGTGGAGCTGGCGATCTACAAGGAGGGCGATGCGAATACCGTGTCGACCGCCGATGCGATCCAGGCACGTCTGGAGGTGATCCGCAAGGATCTGCCGACCGGGATGACCCTGACCGTCGTCGACGACCAGTCCAAGTTCGTGCGGGCGGCGATCAACGACGTGCGCACCGATGCGCTGATCGGCGGCACCCTGGCGGTGCTGATCATCTTCCTGTTCCTGCGCAACGGCTGGAGCACGCTGGTGGTGAGCCTGTCGCTGCCGGTCTCGATCATCACCACGTTCTTCTTCATGGGCCAGCTGGGATTGAGCTTGAACGTGATGTCGCTCGGCGGCCTGGCGCTTGCGACCGGCCTGGTGGTCGACGATTCGATCGTCGTGCTCGAGTCGATCGCCAAGGCGCGCGAACGCGGGCTGGGCGTGCTGGAGGCTGCGATCACCGGCACGCGGGAAGTGGGCATGGCAGTGATTGCCTCCACGCTGACGATCATCGCGGTGTTCCTGCCGCTGGTGTTCGTCGAGGGCATTGCCGGCCAGTTGTTCCGCGACCAGGCGCTGACGATCGCGATCGCGGTCGGCGTGTCGCTGCTGGTGGCGATGACGCTGATCCCGATGCTGGCCTCGCTCAAGGGCCGGCCGCCGCTGGCGTTCCCGGAAGAGGCACCGCATCCGCAATGGCGACCGGAGCGCCGGTGGCAGAAGCCGTTCGCAGCAACCGGACGTGGCATCGGCGCCGGCATCCGCGGCGTGCTGTTCGGCCTGGCCTGGCTGCTCATCCGTCTGTGGCGCGGTGTCTCGCACGTGGTCGGCCGCGTGATGGGACGCGCCAGTGATATGGCGATGGCGCCCTACGAGCGCGCCGAGCGCGGCTATATGCGCGTCCTGCCGGCGGCGCTGGCGCGTCCGTGGCTGGTGCTGGGCACCGCGACCGCGGTGTTCGTGGTCAGCATGTTCGCCGTGCCACTGCTGGGCACCGATCTGATTCCGCAACTGGCGCAGGACCGGTTCGAGATGACCGCCAAGCTGCCGCCAGGCACACCGCTGCGCGAAACCGACCGCATCATGCGCGAGGTGCAGCAGGCCCATCGCGACGACGACGGCGTGGCCTTGCTGTTCGGCGTGAGCGGCAGCGGCACCCGGCTGGACGCGAATCCGACCGAGAGCGGCGAGAACATCGGCCGGCTGAGCATCGTCATGAGCGGCGGTGGCAGCCGTGAGTTCGAGGCGCAGCAGACCGACCGTCTGCGCGAGACCATGCGCCGGTATCCTGGGGTCGCGGTCGACTTCTCGCGGCCGCAGATCTTCAGCTTCTCCACGCCGCTGGAGATCGAACTGCGCGGCCAGGATCTCGAGGGGCTGGCCAAGGCCGGTCAGCGCATGGCCGAGCTGCTGCGGGCCAATCCGCACTACGCCGACGTCAAGAGCACGGTGGAGCAGGGCTTTCCCGAGATCCAGATCGTCTTCGACCAGGAGCGTGCGGGTGCCTTTGGCCTGACCACGCGACAGATCGCCGATGCGGTGGTGCGTGCGGTGCGCGGCGAAGTGGCCACACGCTACAACTTCCGCGACCGCAAGATCGACGTGCTGGTGCGTGCGCAGGAGCACGAGCGCGATTCGGTGGAGCGCATCCGCAACCTGATCGTCAATCCGGGCAGCGGCGCGGCGGTGCGGTTGGATTCGGTCGCCGACGTGATCGCGACCATCGGCCCGAGCGAGATCCATCGCGCCGACCAGGTGCGTGTGGCGGTGGTGTCGGCGAACCTGCGTGATATCGATCTGGGCGCGGCGATGGCCGAGGTACGGCAGATGGTCGCGCAGCATCCGCTCGGCCCCGAGATCGGGTTGCACATCGGTGGCCAGGGCGAAGAGCTGGCCGAGTCGATGCGCTCGCTGCTGATGGCATTTGCGCTGGCGATCTTCCTCGTCTACCTGGTGATGGCCTCGCAGTTCGAGTCGCTGCTGCATCCGTTCGTGATCCTGTTCACCATTCCGCTGGCGATGGTCGGCGCGATCGGCGCGCTGCTGCTGACCGGCAACACGATCTCGGTCGTCGCCTTCATCGGCCTGATCCTGATGGTGGGCCTGGTGGTCAAGAACGCGATCATCCTGATCGACAAGGTCAACCAGTTGCGTGAGGCCGGGGTGGCCAAGCGCGAGGCGCTGGTGGAAGGCGCGCGCTCGCGTCTGCGTCCGATCGTCATGACCACGCTGGCGACGCTGTTCGGCTTTCTGCCGTTGGCGCTGGCGTTGGGCGAGGGCGCGGAGGTGCGCTCGCCGATGGCGATCACCGTCATGGGTGGTCTGGCGGTGTCGACCGTGCTTACGCTGCTGGTGATCCCGGTGGTCTACGACCTGCTGGACCGCAAGTCCGATGCGTTCTACGCCGAGCGCGGCCGTCGCGCGCGGCTGGGCGCGGCTGCCGAGCATGATGGGACGGAGGCCGGCACGCCATGA
- a CDS encoding efflux transporter periplasmic adaptor subunit: MSTLLVRASTGRILTGGLLLAAALGLSACKGGGGDAQAKPGEAAQAPVPVETDTVARRSVAASYVGTASLEVPRGADVVAKTSGIALEVLVEEGDAVRAGQPLVRLDPDRARLAVLQSRATMGKLENSYRRAQQLVGQQMISANDLDQIKFDLDTARAQYEMAQLELSYTTVTAPIAGVISQRMIRTGNFVQINTPIFSIVDNARIEATLNVPERELRVLKRGQPVRLQVDALPGESFEGVVERVAPVVESRSGTFRVVTAFAGTDALRAGMFGRIHIDYDQRADALVIPRAALLDDGDQAAVFTVRDGKAVRVPVTLGYVDGDLIEVRDGLKDGMQVVTAGKVALREGSPVQVIGAAPVAAAKPANDAKSDAQ, encoded by the coding sequence ATGTCGACACTGCTCGTCCGCGCGTCCACGGGACGCATCCTCACTGGTGGCCTGTTGCTGGCGGCCGCCCTTGGCTTGAGCGCTTGCAAGGGGGGCGGGGGCGATGCCCAGGCCAAGCCCGGTGAGGCGGCGCAGGCGCCGGTGCCAGTGGAGACTGACACCGTGGCGCGGCGCAGCGTGGCGGCGAGCTACGTGGGCACCGCGTCGCTGGAGGTGCCCCGTGGCGCGGACGTGGTCGCCAAGACTTCGGGCATCGCGCTGGAGGTGCTGGTCGAGGAGGGCGATGCGGTCCGAGCCGGCCAGCCGCTGGTGCGGCTCGACCCCGACCGTGCGCGTCTGGCGGTGCTGCAGAGCCGGGCGACGATGGGCAAGCTGGAGAACAGCTACCGCCGCGCCCAGCAACTCGTCGGCCAGCAGATGATCAGCGCCAACGACCTGGACCAGATCAAGTTCGATCTCGATACCGCGCGTGCGCAGTACGAGATGGCGCAGCTGGAACTGTCCTATACGACGGTCACCGCGCCGATCGCCGGCGTGATCTCCCAGCGCATGATCCGCACCGGCAACTTCGTGCAGATCAACACGCCGATCTTCAGCATCGTCGACAACGCGCGCATCGAGGCGACGCTCAATGTTCCCGAGCGCGAGTTGCGTGTGCTCAAGCGCGGCCAGCCGGTCCGGTTGCAGGTCGATGCGTTGCCGGGCGAGTCGTTCGAGGGGGTCGTCGAGCGCGTCGCGCCGGTGGTCGAATCGCGCAGTGGCACGTTCCGCGTGGTGACCGCCTTCGCCGGCACCGATGCGCTGCGTGCGGGCATGTTCGGGCGCATCCACATCGACTACGACCAGCGCGCCGACGCGCTGGTGATCCCGCGCGCCGCGCTGCTCGACGATGGCGACCAGGCCGCAGTGTTCACCGTGCGTGACGGCAAGGCGGTGCGCGTGCCGGTGACGCTGGGTTATGTCGACGGCGATCTGATCGAAGTCCGTGACGGCCTTAAGGACGGCATGCAGGTGGTGACCGCAGGCAAGGTCGCGCTGCGCGAGGGCAGCCCGGTGCAGGTGATCGGCGCGGCCCCCGTCGCAGCTGCCAAGCCCGCCAACGACGCCAAGAGCGACGCGCAGTAA
- a CDS encoding 4a-hydroxytetrahydrobiopterin dehydratase yields the protein MSDLIPLAQAHCIARRGVEHRLPEARVRELLPQLPEWALAEDGRALTRTFRFGDYHRTMAFVNALAFIAHREDHHPDLGVHYDRVEVRYSTHDVGGLSENDFICAAKADALVA from the coding sequence ATGTCGGATCTGATCCCCCTCGCCCAGGCCCACTGCATCGCCCGCCGCGGCGTCGAGCACCGCCTGCCCGAAGCGCGGGTGCGCGAGTTGCTGCCGCAGCTGCCGGAATGGGCCCTCGCCGAGGATGGCCGGGCACTGACCCGCACGTTCCGCTTCGGGGATTACCACCGGACGATGGCGTTCGTGAACGCACTGGCGTTCATCGCCCACCGCGAGGACCACCACCCCGATCTGGGTGTGCACTACGACCGCGTCGAGGTCCGCTACTCGACCCACGATGTCGGCGGGCTGAGCGAGAACGACTTCATCTGCGCGGCCAAGGCCGACGCGCTGGTCGCCTGA
- a CDS encoding Fe-S biogenesis protein NfuA encodes MINISESAQTHFRKLIEREALPGLGVRLAAVHAGTTRADVRLEFAEPGDLTGDEWAIDCEGFTLWLDAPSVPYLDGAQIDYEARATGGQLQIRAPKIKGEAPPEAASLVERVHWVVENEVNPQLAQHRGNVSVQEITAEGVVVLRFGGGCHGCGLVDVTLKQGIEKTLMEKVPGVTAVRDATDHDSGSAPYMPRDAA; translated from the coding sequence ATGATCAATATCTCCGAATCCGCACAGACGCATTTCCGCAAGCTGATCGAGCGCGAGGCGCTTCCGGGACTGGGGGTGCGCCTAGCCGCGGTCCATGCCGGTACCACGCGCGCGGACGTGCGGCTGGAGTTCGCCGAGCCCGGCGATCTGACCGGCGACGAATGGGCGATCGACTGCGAGGGCTTCACGCTGTGGCTCGACGCGCCGAGCGTGCCCTATCTCGACGGCGCGCAGATCGACTACGAGGCCCGCGCCACAGGCGGGCAGTTGCAGATCCGTGCACCGAAGATAAAGGGCGAGGCGCCGCCGGAAGCCGCATCGCTGGTGGAACGGGTGCACTGGGTGGTCGAGAACGAGGTCAATCCGCAGCTCGCCCAGCATCGCGGTAACGTCTCGGTGCAGGAGATCACCGCCGAAGGCGTGGTGGTACTGCGCTTCGGCGGTGGCTGCCACGGCTGCGGCCTGGTCGATGTGACGCTCAAGCAGGGCATCGAGAAAACGCTGATGGAGAAGGTGCCCGGCGTTACCGCCGTGCGCGACGCGACCGATCACGACAGCGGGAGCGCGCCGTACATGCCGCGCGACGCGGCCTGA
- a CDS encoding acriflavin resistance protein — MSISELSLRRPVTTIMCFVSMVVIGLIAAVRLPLEALPDLTMPILYVQMPYAGSTPAEAEQNLLRPAEEALATMGGIKRMRGEASADGAGILLQFSDWDRDIAISAAEAREKIDAIRSDLPDDFRRYFVHKWTTSDEAVLRLRLAANVDLSGSYEMIDRQLKRRLERVPGVARVEISGAAPNEVEIAVQPDRLTAHGIELNALATRLRALNFSVSAGQILDGGQRLRVQPLGEIQDLQQLRDLVIDQKGLRLSDIADVRFKPQRMDYGRRLDGRAAVGLEIFKERDANLVEVARTVLAEVETARSEPGLEGIDVKVIQNMGEEVTSSLLELVEAGAIGLVLSIIVLYFFLRHWPSTLMVTLAIPICFIITLGFMHFFDVTLNVLSLMGLLLAVGMLVDNAVVVVESIYQERERMPDQPWLASVLGTRHVAIALSAGTLCHCIVFVPNMLGETNNISIFMNQLAITISVSLLASWLVAVSLIPMMSARMKTPPAVARPNGLIPRMQRSYARVLRWSLQHRGWSVAGIALVVGLSLLPMSQIKFDMFGDSGGGKEIQLYYQWKGSYNLQQRSEEVRRYETFLDQHREQYRIRQIYSWFGEGGDSGTIITFNDDVGDTRVLSDAISEALPKSARADVGVRGGGGGGGGGAGGSQGVQVQLVGDSTQVLREIADGVIPILAANPALRDVRVDSGDLNHELRISVDRDRAAAFGFSAEQVSNFVGLALRGSQLREFRRGDDEVPVWVRFAGAETYSEADIAAFMVRAPDGRSVPLTSLVEMRVEPSSSQITRNDRQTSLTLQANLAGGTTMPDARKALEQTLDTVAFPAGYGYSFSGSGFEDDAAASQQMLFNLLIAVIMIYVVMAAVFESLLFPAAIMSCVLFSVFGVFWLFWLTGTAFTVMAFIGILVLMGVVVNNGIIMVEHINNLRRRGMPRLEALVEGSRERLRPIMMTMGTAILAMVPISLSDTVVLGGLAYSPMARAVAGGLAFSTVVSLLFLPTIYAILDDLRHGTARMLRRARGVPASVSTAS; from the coding sequence ATGAGCATTTCCGAGCTGAGTCTGCGTCGCCCGGTCACCACCATCATGTGTTTCGTCTCGATGGTGGTGATCGGTCTGATTGCCGCGGTCCGCCTGCCGTTGGAGGCATTGCCCGATCTGACGATGCCGATCCTCTATGTGCAGATGCCCTATGCCGGCTCGACGCCGGCGGAAGCCGAGCAGAATCTGCTGCGCCCGGCCGAAGAGGCCTTGGCGACGATGGGCGGGATCAAGCGCATGCGGGGTGAGGCGAGCGCGGATGGTGCGGGCATCTTGCTGCAGTTCTCGGACTGGGATCGCGACATCGCGATCAGTGCGGCCGAGGCGCGCGAGAAGATCGACGCGATCCGCAGCGACCTGCCCGACGACTTCCGTCGCTACTTCGTCCACAAGTGGACGACCAGCGACGAGGCGGTGCTGCGCCTGCGGCTGGCCGCCAATGTCGATCTGTCGGGCAGTTACGAAATGATCGACCGGCAGCTCAAGCGCCGGCTCGAACGGGTGCCTGGCGTGGCGCGGGTGGAGATCAGCGGTGCGGCGCCGAACGAAGTCGAGATCGCGGTCCAGCCCGATCGCCTGACCGCGCACGGCATCGAACTCAACGCCCTGGCCACTCGCCTGCGTGCATTGAACTTCTCGGTTTCGGCCGGCCAGATTCTCGATGGTGGGCAGCGTCTGCGGGTGCAGCCGCTGGGCGAGATCCAGGACCTGCAGCAGTTGCGCGACCTGGTGATCGACCAGAAGGGACTGCGGCTGTCGGACATCGCCGATGTGCGCTTCAAACCGCAGCGCATGGACTACGGCCGGCGCCTCGACGGGCGCGCGGCGGTGGGGCTGGAGATCTTCAAGGAGCGCGACGCCAACCTCGTCGAGGTCGCGCGGACCGTGCTGGCCGAGGTCGAGACCGCACGCAGCGAACCGGGGCTGGAAGGCATCGACGTCAAGGTCATCCAGAACATGGGCGAGGAAGTGACGTCTTCGCTGCTGGAGCTGGTGGAGGCGGGCGCGATCGGCCTGGTGCTGTCGATCATCGTGCTGTACTTCTTCCTGCGCCACTGGCCGTCGACGCTGATGGTGACGCTGGCGATCCCGATCTGCTTCATCATCACCCTGGGCTTCATGCATTTCTTCGACGTCACGCTCAACGTGCTGTCGCTGATGGGCTTGCTGCTGGCGGTCGGCATGCTCGTCGACAATGCCGTGGTCGTGGTGGAGAGCATCTACCAGGAGCGCGAACGCATGCCCGACCAGCCCTGGCTGGCGTCGGTGTTGGGTACGCGACACGTCGCGATCGCGCTGTCGGCCGGCACGCTGTGCCACTGCATCGTGTTCGTGCCCAACATGCTGGGCGAGACCAACAACATCAGCATCTTCATGAACCAGTTGGCGATCACCATCTCGGTGTCGCTGCTGGCCTCGTGGCTGGTCGCCGTGAGCCTGATCCCGATGATGTCGGCGCGCATGAAGACGCCGCCGGCGGTCGCGCGGCCCAATGGGCTGATCCCGCGCATGCAGCGCAGCTATGCGCGCGTGCTGCGCTGGTCGCTGCAGCACCGGGGTTGGTCGGTGGCCGGCATCGCCTTGGTGGTGGGGTTGAGCCTGCTGCCGATGAGCCAGATCAAGTTCGATATGTTCGGCGACAGCGGCGGCGGCAAGGAAATCCAGCTCTACTACCAGTGGAAGGGCAGCTACAACCTGCAGCAGCGCTCCGAGGAGGTGCGTCGCTACGAGACGTTCCTCGACCAGCACCGCGAGCAGTACCGGATCCGACAGATCTATTCGTGGTTCGGCGAGGGCGGCGATTCGGGCACGATCATTACGTTCAATGACGATGTCGGCGACACCCGGGTGCTGTCGGACGCGATCAGCGAGGCGTTGCCCAAGTCTGCGCGGGCCGATGTGGGCGTGCGTGGTGGGGGTGGGGGCGGCGGTGGCGGGGCCGGTGGCAGCCAGGGCGTGCAGGTACAACTGGTCGGCGATTCGACTCAGGTACTGCGCGAGATCGCCGATGGCGTGATCCCGATTCTGGCGGCCAACCCCGCGCTGCGCGACGTGCGCGTGGACTCGGGCGATCTCAACCACGAGCTTCGGATCAGCGTCGATCGCGACCGTGCGGCCGCATTCGGATTCTCGGCCGAGCAGGTCTCGAACTTCGTCGGCCTGGCACTGCGTGGCAGCCAGTTGCGCGAGTTTCGGCGCGGCGACGACGAGGTGCCGGTGTGGGTGCGCTTCGCGGGCGCAGAGACCTACAGCGAAGCCGACATCGCGGCCTTCATGGTCCGCGCGCCCGATGGCCGCAGCGTGCCGCTGACCAGCCTGGTCGAGATGCGGGTCGAGCCGTCCTCCAGCCAGATCACCCGCAACGACCGGCAGACCTCATTGACGCTGCAGGCCAACCTCGCCGGTGGGACCACGATGCCCGACGCCCGCAAGGCGCTGGAGCAGACGCTGGACACGGTCGCGTTCCCCGCCGGCTACGGGTACAGCTTCTCGGGCAGCGGCTTCGAGGACGACGCCGCAGCAAGCCAGCAGATGCTGTTCAACCTGCTGATCGCGGTGATCATGATCTACGTGGTGATGGCGGCGGTGTTCGAATCGCTGCTGTTTCCGGCCGCGATCATGAGCTGCGTGCTGTTCTCGGTGTTTGGTGTGTTCTGGCTGTTCTGGCTCACCGGCACTGCGTTCACGGTGATGGCCTTCATCGGCATCCTGGTGCTGATGGGCGTGGTGGTGAACAACGGCATCATCATGGTCGAACACATCAACAACCTGCGCCGACGCGGCATGCCGCGCCTGGAAGCGCTGGTGGAAGGCAGCCGCGAGCGCTTGCGCCCGATCATGATGACGATGGGCACCGCGATCCTGGCGATGGTGCCGATCTCGCTCAGCGACACCGTCGTGCTCGGCGGTCTGGCCTACTCGCCGATGGCGCGTGCGGTCGCCGGCGGGTTGGCGTTCTCGACCGTGGTCAGCCTGCTGTTCCTGCCGACGATCTACGCGATTCTCGACGACCTGCGGCACGGCACGGCGCGCATGCTCCGCCGCGCACGGGGCGTACCGGCGAGCGTATCCACGGCGTCGTAG
- the sirA gene encoding two-component system response regulator UvrY (in Escherichia coli the protein UvrY is part of a two-component system along with BarA that is needed for efficient switching between glycolytic and gluconeogenic carbon sources possibly by regulating the Csr system; in Salmonella SirA and BarA regulate virulence gene expression also via the Csr system) has translation MKIRVFMVDDHALVRTGMRMILDGQDDIEVVGEAQSGEEALPQIRKLQPDIVLCDLHLPGVSGLEVTERIVRGGAPTRVIVVSILEDGPMPRRLIEAGASGYVGKGGDAGELVRAVRDVARGKRYLASTIAQNLALAGVDGDGTPFDALSSRELEVAMLLLHGLRQEDIAKRLSLSAKTVNTHKSRLFEKLQIQDAIALARLASQYGIAPPDMAV, from the coding sequence ATGAAGATTCGTGTGTTCATGGTCGACGACCATGCATTGGTACGCACTGGCATGCGCATGATCCTCGACGGCCAAGACGATATCGAGGTCGTCGGCGAGGCCCAGAGCGGCGAGGAGGCGCTGCCGCAGATTCGCAAGCTGCAGCCCGACATCGTGCTGTGCGACCTGCACCTGCCTGGAGTCAGTGGCCTGGAGGTCACCGAGCGCATCGTGCGCGGTGGCGCACCCACACGGGTGATCGTGGTGTCGATCCTCGAAGACGGCCCGATGCCACGGCGGCTGATCGAAGCCGGCGCTTCGGGCTATGTGGGCAAGGGCGGCGATGCCGGCGAACTGGTGCGTGCGGTGCGCGATGTCGCGCGCGGCAAGCGTTATCTCGCCAGCACCATCGCGCAGAACTTGGCGCTGGCCGGCGTCGACGGCGATGGAACGCCGTTCGATGCGCTGTCGAGCCGCGAACTTGAGGTCGCGATGCTGCTGCTGCACGGGTTGCGGCAGGAAGACATCGCCAAACGCCTGAGTCTGAGTGCGAAGACCGTCAATACCCACAAATCGCGGTTGTTCGAGAAGCTGCAGATCCAGGATGCGATCGCATTGGCGCGGTTGGCGAGCCAGTACGGCATCGCGCCACCCGACATGGCGGTATAG
- a CDS encoding cytochrome C yields MASPSAPAQTAAAPAAAASNAPLVGDAANGRTLTYTCQGCHGVEGYRNVYPHYHVPRIGGQSSQYLVNALNEYKRGTRRHPTMQAQAQSFSDQDIADIAAFLSELTQ; encoded by the coding sequence ATGGCGTCCCCCTCCGCCCCTGCGCAGACTGCCGCTGCCCCTGCTGCCGCCGCGTCCAATGCGCCGCTGGTGGGCGATGCCGCCAACGGTCGGACCCTGACCTACACCTGTCAGGGCTGCCACGGCGTCGAGGGCTACCGCAACGTGTATCCGCACTACCACGTGCCCCGGATCGGCGGTCAATCCTCCCAGTACCTGGTCAATGCGCTCAATGAGTACAAGCGCGGCACCCGCCGGCATCCGACGATGCAGGCGCAGGCGCAGAGCTTCTCGGACCAGGACATCGCCGACATCGCCGCGTTTCTTTCGGAGCTGACCCAGTGA
- a CDS encoding cytochrome C biogenesis protein CcsA, which translates to MNRTLFVLIPAMTCLALAACGGPAADEQAHASGGTSSAGLPNGSVQAGERAANVKSAATGQTCIDCHGAGGNAPLDPTYPKIGGQYRDYIAHALQAYRDGTREHALMSQQAAGLSDQQIADLAAYFADQPSQLRDLRGVHDR; encoded by the coding sequence ATGAACCGGACCCTCTTTGTGTTAATCCCCGCCATGACCTGCCTGGCGCTGGCCGCCTGCGGCGGCCCCGCTGCCGATGAACAAGCGCATGCCAGCGGCGGCACGTCTTCGGCCGGCCTGCCCAATGGCTCGGTGCAAGCAGGCGAGCGCGCGGCCAACGTCAAGAGCGCCGCCACCGGCCAGACCTGCATCGATTGCCACGGCGCCGGCGGCAATGCACCGCTCGACCCGACCTATCCGAAGATCGGCGGGCAATACCGCGACTACATCGCCCACGCACTGCAGGCCTACCGCGACGGGACACGCGAGCACGCGCTGATGTCGCAGCAGGCCGCGGGATTGAGCGATCAGCAGATTGCGGACCTCGCCGCCTACTTTGCCGACCAGCCCAGCCAACTGCGCGATCTGCGCGGCGTGCACGACCGCTAA